The Lysobacter sp. genome includes a window with the following:
- a CDS encoding 9-O-acetylesterase, with amino-acid sequence MKCFVAICLLLTCGFAHATVDLPLFFSDGMVLQRDRPIPVWGMADAGSRVRVEFDGNAIEAVADGSGRWRLMLPAHAAGGPYRMRIIGADASRELHDILIGDVWLASGQSNMEWTLSRAANAATEVARADDPKIRHFKIPHAWSGQRQWQLEGGSWVASSPETAGEFSAVAHLFAREIRATTGVPIGIIDSSWGGSRIEAWMDAQTLGIDPVQVARDVERMRAEEEAALSETRHRLAFWKTMPANDAGWQAEHLDERDWVSIAVPMLWEQAGWTGLDGVAWYRTTFELDEAQAKRGLRLSLGRIDDSDDTWVNGIAVGAMRNQWNTPRSYEVPARALHAGRNSLAVRVIDGGGGGGIHGPPEDVCVQSDDRACVPLPREWRFRVADAVFSTVDGKQHKPTLLYNRMIAPLRDMPLRGVVWYQGEANADNAEDALRYRQQFVAMIRQWRRQWASPELPFLWVQLANFRSGFDTSTQSPWALLRESQSVALALPSTAQAVTIDIGTPGDIHPANKQDVAHRLALAARHLAYGESLVYSPPVFKSVDFVGNEAHVRFDHGAALAVRGGGDRVGGFALAGADRVFHPAQANLQGDIVVASSPQVAKPQAVRYGWRDDPEDADLIGREQLPVSPFRSDAW; translated from the coding sequence ATGAAATGCTTCGTGGCGATATGCCTGCTGTTGACATGCGGATTTGCGCACGCGACGGTGGACTTGCCGCTGTTTTTTTCCGACGGCATGGTGCTGCAGCGCGACCGGCCGATCCCGGTGTGGGGCATGGCCGATGCCGGCAGTCGTGTCCGGGTCGAATTCGACGGCAACGCCATCGAAGCCGTGGCCGACGGCAGCGGTCGATGGCGTTTGATGTTGCCGGCGCATGCCGCAGGCGGCCCCTACCGGATGCGCATCATCGGCGCTGACGCATCGCGCGAACTGCACGACATCCTGATCGGCGATGTCTGGCTGGCCTCGGGCCAGTCGAACATGGAATGGACGCTGTCGCGCGCGGCGAATGCCGCGACCGAGGTCGCGCGCGCGGATGATCCGAAGATCCGTCATTTCAAGATTCCGCACGCCTGGTCGGGTCAACGGCAATGGCAGCTGGAAGGCGGATCGTGGGTCGCGTCCTCGCCAGAAACCGCCGGTGAGTTTTCGGCGGTGGCGCATCTGTTCGCGCGCGAAATCCGCGCCACGACCGGTGTTCCCATCGGCATCATCGACAGCAGCTGGGGCGGGAGCCGCATCGAAGCCTGGATGGATGCGCAGACGCTCGGCATCGATCCGGTACAGGTCGCGCGCGATGTGGAGCGCATGCGCGCGGAAGAAGAGGCCGCGTTGAGCGAAACCCGCCACCGCCTCGCTTTCTGGAAAACGATGCCTGCAAACGACGCAGGCTGGCAGGCCGAGCATCTCGACGAACGCGACTGGGTGTCGATCGCCGTGCCGATGCTGTGGGAGCAGGCGGGCTGGACGGGCCTCGACGGCGTGGCGTGGTATCGCACGACGTTCGAGTTGGACGAGGCGCAGGCGAAGCGCGGCCTCCGGCTGTCGCTGGGCCGTATCGACGATTCCGACGACACCTGGGTCAACGGCATCGCGGTCGGCGCCATGCGCAATCAGTGGAATACGCCCCGGAGCTACGAGGTGCCGGCGCGCGCGCTGCATGCGGGCAGGAATTCGCTGGCGGTGCGGGTCATCGACGGCGGCGGTGGTGGCGGAATCCATGGCCCGCCGGAAGATGTCTGTGTACAGAGCGACGATCGCGCGTGCGTGCCGCTCCCGCGCGAATGGCGGTTCCGCGTGGCCGACGCGGTGTTTTCGACCGTCGACGGAAAACAGCACAAGCCGACGCTGCTCTACAACCGGATGATCGCGCCGCTGCGCGACATGCCGCTGCGCGGTGTGGTCTGGTACCAGGGCGAGGCGAATGCGGACAATGCCGAAGACGCCTTGCGCTATCGCCAACAGTTCGTCGCGATGATCCGGCAGTGGCGCCGCCAGTGGGCATCGCCGGAACTGCCGTTCCTGTGGGTGCAGCTCGCCAATTTCAGATCCGGCTTCGACACCTCCACGCAAAGCCCGTGGGCGCTGCTGCGCGAATCGCAATCGGTTGCGCTGGCGCTGCCGTCCACCGCGCAGGCGGTGACCATCGATATCGGCACGCCAGGCGATATCCATCCCGCGAACAAACAGGACGTCGCGCATCGATTGGCGCTGGCCGCGCGTCATCTGGCCTACGGGGAATCGCTGGTGTACTCGCCGCCTGTCTTCAAGAGCGTCGATTTCGTCGGAAACGAAGCGCATGTCCGCTTCGATCATGGCGCCGCGTTGGCGGTGCGTGGTGGAGGCGATCGGGTCGGTGGATTCGCATTGGCCGGTGCGGATCGGGTTTTTCATCCTGCGCAAGCGAATCTCCAGGGCGATATCGTCGTGGCCAGCAGTCCGCAGGTCGCGAAACCGCAAGCAGTGCGTTACGGTTGGCGCGACGATCCGGAAGACGCCGACCTGATCGGCCGGGAGCAGCTGCCCGTTTCGCCATTCCGAAGCGACGCGTGGTGA
- a CDS encoding LacI family DNA-binding transcriptional regulator: MGKSAGSGVRIDDVARLAGVSMKTVSRVFNHEPNVRPETRAKVEVAAKTLNFRPNPSARSLAGNRSYLVSLVYDNPSSSYVMQVVSGVLDACEAAHYSMMMRPVDFSSRNHVDVLAESVAQYAPDGLILTPPLTDDVALLEKLKSLNVRYASISPREKNAGIGARLDERRAVREMMAHIVSLGHRRIGHIKGHRDHGASEWRLNGYKDGLAAAGIEFDKDLVLSGEFSFESGVAGAETLLSLKQRPTAIFAANDDTAAGVMHAAAERGVRIPQDLSVFGFDDLPMARQLWPALTTVRQASREMGRIAAEQLLLSIREPEVAGMVQVPYELVLRASTGPAPKRHR; encoded by the coding sequence ATGGGTAAATCGGCAGGTTCCGGGGTCAGGATCGACGACGTGGCGCGACTCGCCGGCGTGTCGATGAAGACCGTTTCGCGCGTATTCAATCATGAACCGAACGTGCGCCCGGAAACGCGCGCGAAAGTCGAAGTGGCGGCCAAAACCCTGAATTTCCGGCCTAATCCTTCGGCGCGCAGCCTTGCAGGAAACCGCTCCTACCTGGTTTCGCTGGTCTACGACAATCCATCGAGCAGTTACGTGATGCAGGTGGTGTCCGGCGTGCTCGACGCCTGCGAAGCCGCGCACTACAGCATGATGATGCGGCCGGTCGATTTCAGCAGCAGGAATCACGTGGATGTCCTTGCCGAGAGCGTCGCCCAGTACGCACCCGATGGACTGATCCTCACCCCGCCGCTGACAGATGATGTCGCGCTGCTGGAAAAGCTGAAGTCGTTGAATGTCCGTTACGCGAGTATTTCGCCGCGCGAGAAGAACGCGGGGATCGGCGCGCGCCTGGACGAGCGTCGCGCGGTGAGAGAAATGATGGCGCACATCGTGTCGCTGGGGCACCGCAGGATCGGCCACATCAAGGGCCACCGCGATCACGGCGCGTCCGAATGGCGCCTCAACGGTTACAAGGACGGGCTTGCTGCCGCAGGCATCGAATTCGACAAGGATCTGGTGTTGTCCGGCGAGTTCTCGTTCGAATCCGGCGTCGCCGGGGCCGAGACGCTGCTCTCGCTGAAGCAGCGGCCGACCGCGATCTTCGCCGCCAACGACGATACGGCCGCAGGCGTCATGCACGCCGCAGCGGAACGCGGCGTGCGTATTCCGCAGGATCTGTCGGTGTTCGGTTTCGACGACCTGCCGATGGCGCGGCAGCTGTGGCCAGCGCTGACCACTGTGCGCCAGGCGAGCCGTGAAATGGGTCGGATCGCGGCCGAACAGCTGCTGCTGTCGATCCGCGAACCGGAGGTCGCCGGCATGGTGCAGGTGCCTTACGAACTGGTCCTGCGTGCCTCCACGGGGCCGGCGCCGAAACGGCACCGGTAA
- a CDS encoding sodium/solute symporter (Members of the Solute:Sodium Symporter (SSS), TC 2.A.21 as described in tcdb.org, catalyze solute:Na+ symport. Known solutes for members of the family include sugars, amino acids, nucleosides, inositols, vitamins, urea or anions, depending on the system.) has translation MRLSTIDTIIVLAYLVGIFVLAQWVSREKSGHQKDAKDYFLASKSLPWWAIGASLIAANISAEQIIGMSGSGYALGLAIASYEWMAALTLLIVGKFFLPVFLRNGIYTMPQFLEERYGPRIRTIMAVFWLGLYVFVNLTSILWLGSIAVTQVTGISQFAALALLGGFALIYQLYGGLKAVALTDIVQVSLLVLGGLLIVGISLDRIGGDAGVVGGFHALMAAHPDHFHMILSRDNPFYKDLPGLSVLIGGMWIMNVSYWGFNQYIIQRALAAKDIAEAQKGVVFAAFLKLLMPVIVVLPGIAALMLVTDIEKPDQAYPKMMSLLPTGVLGLVFAALIAAIVASLASKINSVSTIFTLDFYNKRAKLPGAKPHDEAHLVKVGRISASVAILLAVLTAKPLLGSFDQGFQYIQEYTGFFTPGIVVIFMLGLFWKRANEAGAIAAAVGSFALSIALKLAWPELPFMDRVGLVFLLALVLAVIVSLTLRASSDPNRIRTDDVSYATSGTFNFGALGVTGILIALYAAFW, from the coding sequence GTGAGACTTTCGACAATCGACACGATCATCGTGCTGGCCTATCTGGTCGGCATCTTCGTGCTGGCGCAATGGGTGTCGCGCGAAAAGAGCGGGCATCAGAAGGACGCGAAGGATTATTTCCTCGCCAGCAAATCGCTGCCGTGGTGGGCGATCGGCGCCTCGCTGATCGCGGCCAACATTTCCGCGGAACAGATCATCGGCATGTCGGGCTCTGGCTACGCGCTCGGGCTCGCCATCGCGTCCTACGAATGGATGGCGGCGCTGACCCTGCTGATCGTCGGCAAGTTCTTCCTGCCGGTGTTCCTGCGCAACGGCATCTACACGATGCCGCAGTTCCTCGAGGAGCGTTACGGCCCACGCATCCGCACGATCATGGCGGTGTTCTGGCTGGGCCTGTACGTGTTCGTGAACCTCACCTCGATCCTGTGGCTGGGCTCGATCGCGGTGACCCAGGTCACCGGCATCAGCCAGTTCGCGGCGCTCGCGCTGCTCGGCGGCTTCGCGCTGATCTATCAGCTGTACGGCGGACTGAAGGCGGTCGCGCTCACCGACATCGTGCAGGTCTCGCTGCTGGTGCTGGGCGGCCTGCTGATCGTCGGCATTTCGCTGGACCGCATCGGCGGCGATGCTGGCGTGGTCGGTGGTTTCCACGCGCTGATGGCCGCGCATCCCGATCATTTCCACATGATCCTGTCGCGCGACAACCCGTTCTACAAGGATCTGCCCGGCCTGAGCGTGCTGATCGGCGGCATGTGGATCATGAATGTCAGCTACTGGGGCTTCAACCAGTACATCATCCAGCGCGCGCTGGCGGCGAAGGACATCGCCGAAGCGCAGAAGGGCGTGGTGTTCGCCGCGTTCCTCAAGCTGTTGATGCCGGTGATCGTGGTGCTGCCGGGCATCGCCGCGCTGATGCTGGTGACCGATATCGAAAAGCCCGACCAGGCTTATCCGAAGATGATGTCGCTGCTGCCGACCGGCGTGCTGGGGCTGGTGTTCGCGGCCTTGATCGCGGCGATCGTGGCCTCGCTGGCATCGAAGATCAATTCGGTATCGACCATCTTCACCCTCGATTTCTACAACAAGCGCGCAAAACTGCCCGGCGCGAAACCGCACGACGAAGCGCATCTGGTGAAGGTGGGGCGGATCTCGGCGTCGGTGGCGATCCTGCTGGCGGTGCTGACCGCGAAGCCGCTGCTCGGCAGTTTCGACCAGGGCTTCCAGTACATCCAGGAATACACCGGCTTCTTCACGCCGGGCATCGTGGTGATCTTCATGCTGGGTCTGTTCTGGAAGCGCGCCAACGAAGCCGGCGCGATCGCCGCTGCGGTCGGTTCGTTCGCCCTGTCGATCGCACTGAAGCTCGCATGGCCGGAACTGCCGTTCATGGACCGCGTCGGCCTGGTGTTCCTGTTGGCGCTGGTGCTGGCGGTGATCGTGTCGCTGACGCTGCGCGCGAGTTCGGATCCCAACCGCATCCGCACCGACGACGTGAGTTATGCCACCAGCGGCACGTTCAACTTCGGCGCCTTGGGCGTCACCGGGATACTGATCGCGCTGTACGCGGCGTTCTGGTGA